The Equus asinus isolate D_3611 breed Donkey chromosome 22, EquAss-T2T_v2, whole genome shotgun sequence genome has a segment encoding these proteins:
- the LOC106836888 gene encoding olfactory receptor 8S1-like: protein MNNLTFFTEFILLGLSADHHIQALLFVLFLGIYLLTLMGNLTMILVIRGDSHLHIPMYFFLGYLSFLGICFSSVTMPKMLQNFLSQKKSISMWGCFTQSFFFLLFGCAEASLLSAMAYDRHAAICHPLLYTVVMNRPLCTAMVGAAWMMGFLNSLVNNLFIHKLHFCGSKIISHFCCELPSLFPLSCTEPTLNEFLLSGSSAFLGLLTLPLILFSYSRIISALLSIHSSEGRGKAFSTCSSHLTVVLLFYRTALFRYISPSSGSVLERVVSIRYSVITSLLNPIIYSLKNQEVKAALQRTLMQRMCSSEQGFSAWCSVREWGGGIFRNTWKGKKPF from the coding sequence ATGAACAATCTCACTTTCTTCACTGAGTTCATCCTCCTCGGGCTGTCTGCTGACCACCACATCCAGGCTCTGCTCTTTGTGCTGTTCCTGGGGATTTACCTCCTGACCCTGATGGGGAACTTGACGATGATCCTGGTGATCAGAGGAGATTCCCACCTCCACAtccccatgtatttcttcctcggATACCTATCCTTCCTAGGTATCTGCTTCTCCTCAGTTACCATGCCCAAAATGCTACAGAATTTCCTGTCTCAGAAGAAAAGCATCTCAATGTGGGGCTGCTTCACccagagtttcttttttcttctctttgggtGTGCTGAAGCCAGTCTTCTCTctgccatggcctatgaccgccATGCTGCCATCTGTCACCCTCTCCTCTACACTGTCGTCATGAACAGGCCTCTCTGCACTGCAATGGTCGGTGCAGCATGGATGATGGGGTTTCTGAACTCACTAGTGAATAATCTTTTCATCCATAAGTTACATTTTTGTGGATCCAAAATCATCTCCCATTTCTGCTGTGAGCTGCCTTcactcttccctctgtcctgtACTGAGCCCACTCTCAACGAGTTCCTTCTGTCAGGGTCCAGTGCATTTCTGGGCCTGCTGACACTTCCTTTGATCCTCTTCTCTTACTCCAGGATAATTTCTGCCCTCCTGAGCATCCACTCCTCTGAGGGCCGAggcaaagccttctccacctgctcctcccacctcaccGTGGTGCTGTTGTTCTACAGGACAGCTCTATTCAGGTACATcagcccctcctcaggctcaGTGTTGGAGCGAGTGGTCTCCATTCGGTACAGTGTGATCACATCCTTGCTGAACCCCATCATCTACAGCCTCAAGAACCAAGAGGTAAAAGCAGCTCTGCAAAGGACGTTGATGCAACGAATGTGCTCCTCAGAGCAGGGATTCTCTGCATGGTGTTCAGTCAGAGAATGGGGAGGAGGGATCTTCAGAAAcacctggaaaggaaaaaaaccatttTAG